In Vicinamibacterales bacterium, one genomic interval encodes:
- a CDS encoding ABC transporter ATP-binding protein, with the protein VFGEPIWRNPKIYFRIGFCPEQDAFYERMTGLEWVTALVRLNGLSEREADEAAKKALTDVDLMEAANKKIGAYSKGMRQRVKMAQALVHDPQLLILDEPLSGMDPIGRRKTVRLIREWARAGKSVIVSSHILHEIESMTSNILLINNGRILAEGDIHQIRELIDEHPHTVYVRADDPLRIARVFLDRAEDDIRSLKFEPGAVVVETGKPDLFYARVTELAASGECGAIDEVTSPDDNLQAVFQYLVK; encoded by the coding sequence GTCTTCGGCGAGCCGATCTGGCGCAATCCGAAGATCTATTTCCGGATCGGATTCTGCCCCGAGCAGGACGCCTTCTACGAGCGGATGACCGGCCTCGAGTGGGTGACCGCGCTGGTGCGCCTGAACGGGCTCAGCGAGCGGGAGGCCGACGAGGCCGCGAAGAAGGCGTTGACCGACGTCGACCTCATGGAGGCGGCGAACAAGAAAATCGGCGCCTACAGCAAGGGCATGCGCCAGCGCGTGAAGATGGCGCAGGCGCTCGTCCACGATCCGCAGTTGCTGATTCTCGACGAGCCGCTCTCCGGCATGGACCCGATCGGCCGGCGCAAGACCGTCCGCCTGATCCGTGAGTGGGCCCGCGCCGGCAAGAGCGTCATCGTCTCGAGCCACATCCTGCACGAGATCGAGTCGATGACCTCCAACATCCTGCTGATCAACAACGGCCGGATCCTCGCCGAGGGGGACATCCACCAGATCCGCGAACTGATCGACGAGCACCCGCACACCGTCTACGTCCGCGCCGACGACCCGCTGCGCATCGCCCGGGTCTTCCTCGACCGCGCGGAAGACGACATCCGCAGCCTGAAGTTCGAGCCCGGCGCGGTCGTCGTCGAGACCGGCAAGCCGGATCTGTTCTACGCACGCGTGACGGAACTGGCGGCGAGCGGCGAGTGCGGCGCGATCGACGAGGTGACGTCCCCCGACGACAACCTGCAGGCCGTCTTCCAGTACCTGGTGAAGTGA